A segment of the Thermoplasmata archaeon genome:
ATGGACCCAGTCCGCCTGACTGGACTCGATCGAGAGGTCGAGCAGACGTGACTCTGCGTCGTCGAGGAACTCCCGGACACCGTCCGCCTCGTCGCGCGCCGCCCTCATGCTGCCGCCGCCGAGGCGCGATGTGGTTATGAGGTCGAGTCGGCGGGTCCTCCGTTCGGTCAGCGCCGTGTCCGCCAGCGTTCTCCGTCAGAGAATAGCGCCGGACCCCTGCGTTTCCTGTCGAGGCTTCGGATTTATGTACGACGTGCGTCTGACAAACTCGCCCGGACGATGTCGAACACCGCGTCCCGACGCGAGCTGCTCGCGGCGGCCCCGCTGCGGACCTGGGCGACGAGCACCGAGCGCGTGCCGCTTGCCATCCTCCCCTGCCTGGGACGGCGCTACGATCGCAACGGATTCCCGACCTACCCGGCCCGGGGCGAACGCAAGTGACGCCGACCTTGCGAAAGCTCGCACCCCCGGAGTCTCCGGCGTCCCCGGTGCCCTCGTCACGGTTGTTCCTGGGCCAAGCGACCCCGCGCGGCTACGGGGTCCGCCCCAAGCTCTCGCCGGAGGCGGCCGCCGCCTTCGCGACGTACGTCGACTCGGCACGCGTGCGGGCCGCGATCGAGGGTCGGACCCTCGTGTACACCGTGCGCTGGGGCTAGGGCGCTCGCACGTCGGGCCGGTGGTCGTCGGGCCGTCGGGCCGGCCGGGTCCCCTGGTAGCGTCGCGCATCGGGCTGCGCGTCGGCGAGGGCCTGCTTGGAGAGGGCATCCGCCCGCGCGTTCTCCTCCCGTGGTACCCAGCGCCACTCGACGTGGACGAAGGCGTGGGCGAGCTGGAGCAGCCGGTCGTGGTAGGCACTCAGGTGCCCGGCACGGACCTCGTACTCTCCGAGCATCTGGCGGATGACGAGCTGACTGTCGCCCGCGACGATCAGCGGACCGCGGTACCCCTCGCGGTGCAGCCGCTCGAGGGCCCGGATCGCCCCGACGTACTCCGCCACGTTGTTGGTCGAGTGTTCCGAGTACGGTCGGGTGGCGAGGCCACATTCCTCGACGGCGATCCCGGGTCCATCGATCGTGAACCCGAACGCCGCGATCCCGGGGCCGGTGGGTGGCTGGCAGGCCCCGTCGAAGTGCACGAGCACGGGCGGGGCGTCGCCGCTGGCGATGCCGCGGGGGATCTCGGCGTCGGAGAGCGGCAGGCTAGACCCTCCGGCCGCGGGC
Coding sequences within it:
- the rnhA gene encoding ribonuclease HI, producing MLVHFDGACQPPTGPGIAAFGFTIDGPGIAVEECGLATRPYSEHSTNNVAEYVGAIRALERLHREGYRGPLIVAGDSQLVIRQMLGEYEVRAGHLSAYHDRLLQLAHAFVHVEWRWVPREENARADALSKQALADAQPDARRYQGTRPARRPDDHRPDVRAP